The stretch of DNA TGAAATTTACTAACATTTATCTAGGCTCGAACATATGTGTGGTTTTAGTTATTGAAATTTCCTCCCAAGCTTTTCATGCGaagagaaaagctcaaaaagctctACATGCTACATTTCTCTTTATGCTAGAGGTATAGAGTATGAATACGTGGAATTTGTATAGGAAAGACCAGAGGTATAGAACCAGAGCGTGTATGTGATGTATATAGAAGAGATGAAAATCAAAAGAGATGCCCATCCAACTTGTTGAAAATCTCACCTTGATCCCCATAATTGGCACAAAAGTACGTGCCCTTAATTCCCTCGTCACATTGATTGTCTTCCAAACAGAAAGAAGCTTTGTGGCCCTCGGCGATTTTGTTGCCATCCCCATCGAAAACATCGAATGTTGCAAAGACTTCCATACTATGGTAGTGCCTATGCGAAAAGTTGGAGGAGAGTGGGTGTTGGTTAAATTTGCACAGATGGGTTGGTTGTGtggaaatggaatttatttgcacttACATATGACACATGTGCCATTCCCATTGTTCCtgcgaaaaaaaagcagagaaggagaaaaaatgagaaagttacaaaatgaaattaggAGAAAGTTAAACAAACTTTGGGGATGTGGGACCGAAAATCCGCTGTACCGTCATTCCGAACTTTCGCCGTGAATTTCAAGAGACGCCTCGTGGCCAAATGCCAGTCAGGATTGTTCTTCTGAATCTCATACGCCTCAGATGCCAGGCAATTTTCCTCCATTGCACACTGCAGATAGAACAGGGGGCGATCCTCGAGGTGTGCTGTTTGCTGAATTTCCACCATATCCAGCACTAGATCTGCCATCTTCTTCTCACACATCACCCCAGCCACGTGATTTTTGTGCAATGTGGAGCAATGTGCCTCAGCCATGTGAATTTGATTGTGAACACAATCCTGGAGACTAGTCTCATTGCCATAGCATTCAGTGCCCGAGAGGAGGATCTTCAGCGTTGCATTGGTGGGTGTGAAAAAGTCCGTTTGAAGGGCAGCACTGGCAAAACCCAATCCCAGCGCTTTGCACACGACATTTGCCTCTAAGAGTGACCATCCATCGGCACAAATTACTCCCCAGGGACCCACTTGGTCCAGACGTAcctattgaaattttaattggattttttgcCGCAATTTTCACTCCAACAATTCTTGGAGTgctcttgagaatttttcggTTAAAAATCatcaggatttttttgtgtgtgcggGTGTGTGTGCTGTGATTATGAAATATGTATTCAAAATCATGTCACAGATGCAGCGCTGAGTGTcttttcgatatttttttacCCTCCACACATTCAATGCAGTGCAAATTCATTGGTTTTGATGCGACAATATTCAATGCAAACTGATTGAATTTCGTTCCCCAGGTGCACGGCGCATTCTTCATTGAACATCAAGTGTAATATTTCAAGCACATAgttacatatgtatgtactttgTACATGTGCAtgtaaatatattatttagcTCTCTTATGAAACATTCATCAAATATATGAATTGAATATACTATCTGGTTCATTCATtcaaaaggaataattttgtgCAAGAAATTGACACAAGACAGAGTCCTAatggatttttaattgatgCATAAATATTAACTTGCAAATAATAACtatggggtgaatagaataGTCATCAATTTGTGACTTTTTACCCTTAAATATTCCCCaaagaaaagtgatttttgatttatggattatattatcaattttccatattttctggtaatttcaattttctctatttgatggagacgcctaatattctttgagttttctttttctaaatatttttttatgaaaaaaaattaattaggaatTAGTCCCAATTACTGTAATTAAGGAAGCTTATGACCGCGACAAACTTTTATTACtccaatgaaataaaaagtctataaaattatttcctgaATTAacaaaagcattaaaaattcgtttaatttttcttttcaaaaaccttgattaaaagtcttttttttatgtgtacatttaatttgtttctaATTTTATCCCATTTCATAGATCCTATAAAATTTGTGGTTGAGCTTTTGATTTTTCCGAATAAAAAACTACAACCATGAATTTCGCAGGACTCATTAGCgtttcaaatgattttccaatgtttaatttaaatctgtCAATATTGCAAATATAGGTGTTTTTTTACATTTCCATGAATTTGTTGGATATAaattaaacacaaaatttatCTGTGTATGAAATGcgtttgattaaattaatcttttagtACAAATGCTCAACGATTTGCCATCAGTATTTGGTAATTGATTCATACAATTCGATGTATAAATTGATATTGACAGCAGTATGTTTTTtgtaggatttttttcatcccaAAGGTATATATTGTTACTAATTAAATCATTCTATATAAACAATTATGAGTTTTTTAGTTGAATCTGTCAGAAgtagaattaataatttttcatattgaaTGGCATTTAAAGGGAGATATTCTATTTATAAATCCCAGAAGGGATCCTTTTTGTacaaattcaaaggaaaaagcATGAATAAAGGAATATTTATATGTTTTCTATTCCTTTTTCctactttttttccttcccgACAGCACAACAAGTTTAATATAAGCACAAAGGACAGTAAGAGATATATAACTTGAATCACttgggaatttcaatttaacacGATACAAAGagataaagattttaattaaagaaaattaacaggATGCactttttgtgagaaaaaacttCCTGGATGAcctttttttcacctcttctTAAGTAACTCGCGTTATGATAgggggaaaatttttaaacagcATGAATTTACGGGAATTTTTATCACAGAACTTGCACTTTTTAAACTACAAACACACACATACTCTATGGCTTCCTTCTCCTCTTTCAATACAGTAACTCATCGCTTTATGAGACgaaggaaaaggaaattttatctCCCCCACTCGTAttttatcccaaaaaaaagtaaaatttcttcCTCCACTCGCACAACGACACAGCACTTTTATGGGACGGAAGAGCTTTCCCCCATCCACAAATTTCACAGAATTGAACgtaaattttgaagatttaaattgatgaaaatgctAAAATGAAGATCTTTTCAACGGAATTTATAACACTATGAGTGTTACATTCTACAAGTTGCAAGATTTACTTCCGCCAAACTTTTGCACTGCTACCATGACAAGTTAGTCGTAGTTTTATTTACAATTGCACGTAATAAGGATATGGAAAGTTTCTTTCCCAGATATCACATAACtttgggaaataaatttttccaacagataattttttattgccaaAGCACTAATTTGCACgaggaataaaatatattcttagtatgataataataataaacttttaactAGCATGTAGAAATTTAGAAGCAATTGAATGACAAGAATTGTAAGCTTTCAATCAATTCATCAggactttttttatatttaaatttttgacattaatcattaattaaaaaattataacgaaaattccaaaaaaagaaacatgcGGCTTCCccctaaaattaatttgtttcctTCTTAATCGCAATTGATGTAGAAAAGGGCTTTCATGATGTAACATGATGGGAGGTCCCATTtcattctaataaaatttccctGAGCAAAGcgcttaaattaaaattttataaatccaCCTAGAATTTGGCTTCTATACTAAATCGAGTATTTGGGGATATCAATAGCTCTATCAATGTTGCCACAAAGCCTCAATATGTTTACTCTTCTCCTATATTTATACCTCCCACTTCAATGTATAATATTCACCATAATTAAGCTACATAACTATTGTTTTAAATCTCAACAGTAGGTTAGcagaatattaaataaacCCAAACTCAATTAGCCCACTTTCAACAGAAGTACAGAGACAAAATGGTAAAATGGGGCCACCTGGTAATGGCCAGAAATAAtgaattatgtacataaaatatattgacTTTAGCACATTCAATATCCATTTATCTTATTGGGGAAAATTTGTCATTTGCATCCTTGATGAAACAACATTGTGCATTCGGACTAAAATaccaaatgcattttaacaaaattcccACGTTatttattatgcaaatttaatgAAGGAGTGTGATgttcatttttatgcattttattggaattttttcgTATAATTATATTATCATATTAATGCTAATTTGAAAgcttgaaatatttcacataaattcccCCCTCTCAATAAGGAGCTtcttaaaacatattttaccAAATGAATATGTAAAATGaaagtttgaaaagttttgaaatcaCATTCATAGTTGATTATGCTCAATTTCCTATaacaatatgtatgtaatgtatatgGTTATATTCTTGTCGTATTATTCAATCTGTCGCCCTTTTATTATGTAGAAGGCAAAACTCAAAAGCATTtgctaatataaaattcacagaatGACGAACAAATTTCCTGTTACACACAAAAGTTCATGCAAAATTCGGTATATATACCCACTCACCCCCACCCCCTTATGCCTGCCAGTCCAAGTCAATAAAAGCAATTTCTTAACTGGAGCTTTTGTGTGTTTCACCCAAAAGAAGCATGCCCCACATTCGCCACAAACTTTTTCATATCACTTTTGACTTTGAGACCCgtttgaattctttttgggATACACACTCTCCTCACAAAACTTCCTATTTGCTTTTTGGCTTTTCCCATGGAGGAGAGCTCTTCCCTATATAACCCCCCGTACACAGTCCACTCGTACTGACACTTTGCCTTCGATTTCATCTCAAAAGTTGCCCACaccaacttcttttttttcattcttttgaaTGGACTTGGAGtggagataaaaataaattgaggcaAAAGTCATTTTCGAAGCCTCTTCCTCATTGGCATGAGCGGATCAAAGGGAGTTGTGAGGGGACTCGATCAGGGAGGATTGGCGTATTGGTCCAGTGGTGGGTGTATTGAGATGTCCAGCGTTGaagtatgtacatatatagtaatGTGTATATTGTATGTGGGAGAGAATAAGACAATGGTCATAAATTAGATGACATTATGTGTTTGAGAAGGTGGACATGACTCCTCAGATAGCACATAAAGCCcaacaattttccttctctgtCGCTTTCTGGGTCATTTTGGGGGTGCTGTTTCAGCCATGAAAGTGCTGCCATAATGCACAAACAGTAAAGATGATATTGATGGACAAAATTGCGGCCAGCAATAAACAATGTTATAGGCGATAGGAAGATGTGCATGACGTCCAAAGcagtaataataatattaatggGGGAGACTCGAAGACCAAAAAgggagatgagaaaaaaaaagggaaaatggacaTTGATgcggggagaaaaaaatcgatttagcactctttttttttacctctacGCGTCCCTCGCCGTGGAAACGACCACCGACTAATCTCATCTGAAGGCTGTGTCCGCTCTTTATGCGATACTTTGGCCTCACCTGCGGGTATACCAGAAAGCTCTGAATATTTCAGTAATTTTAAGAGGattttttcagaatatttcACCGCCTTCATGGGCATGTTCATCATAATATATAGCTGGAAACTATGTTATATTTCATCATACataatttatatagaaaataacAGAGGATGTCCCAATTTCTTAAAGATGCgattttaatttgttcttttcagaggtagaataaattaattttgttgaaagttctaatttaattctaaaattctcGAATAGAATTCACAAATTAACAAAGGAGCTTTCGGAGCTTTTAAGCAACTAAGCTAAACTATATTGCAAGTTTATTCAATATGTAGCCATGATATATgaaatatgtacattttttaatttaaattttaaattacaactacaattaaattaaaaaattgcaacTATGCCCAAGTTTTGAATTCAGAGATTAGCCTgaagaattcaattaaaatgaatttcataaatttttcattaaaaattcttttctcataGTAATGTGGGGGTGGGTaggaagcagaaaaaaatgaactcACCACGGTGCGTGTGAGATTTTTTGCGGATGGCGGTGCGGGTGGTATTTTGCACACAACCCCAGCTGCTTCATTCGCTTCACAGTCGCTGTGACCCCAGCCATCAAAGCGACAACCAATTAGTTCCGGCTCTTTGCCCGTGCACTCAACATTGTCCATCCAGAACTTTCCTGTAGTACAAAATACCCACAGATTTCACTCAACAACCCCCCGCAATGGCCCTCCCACCCAGGGGCAGTGTCTTTTTTTCCTGCTCCAGGGGTCGCACATCCTCCGTCACCCTCGGTGCTTCGTGAAATATTGTTCAATTTAGAATGTTGAGAGTCATTCGGAGGAATTTGTGTACGTTGTGTTGTTccatattttaaaatgatattttaattccttctCCAAGTCCTTTACTCCTCCCGACACTACGTGCAACAATTCTAGAGTCATTCGGATGGAGTTTTCTCTACAGCACCCCGAGCTCACGTTTTTATG from Lutzomyia longipalpis isolate SR_M1_2022 chromosome 1, ASM2433408v1 encodes:
- the LOC129786258 gene encoding lysyl oxidase homolog 2B-like; protein product: MKVEVLLVILLQYLCVVHGVIPSVGETRTQRELLVRKFLKKKEGAIKLVGGSGNHEGNVEILHGGRWGAVCDDEWDSNEAKVVCQQLGFSGHVRPTHSGHFGEARRKFWMDNVECTGKEPELIGCRFDGWGHSDCEANEAAGVVCKIPPAPPSAKNLTRTVVRPKYRIKSGHSLQMRLVGGRFHGEGRVEVRLDQVGPWGVICADGWSLLEANVVCKALGLGFASAALQTDFFTPTNATLKILLSGTECYGNETSLQDCVHNQIHMAEAHCSTLHKNHVAGVMCEKKMADLVLDMVEIQQTAHLEDRPLFYLQCAMEENCLASEAYEIQKNNPDWHLATRRLLKFTAKVRNDGTADFRSHIPKEQWEWHMCHMHYHSMEVFATFDVFDGDGNKIAEGHKASFCLEDNQCDEGIKGTYFCANYGDQGISVNCTDIYRHNIDCQWVDISEIDYGTYTLKISVNPEFKVAEMSFDNNAATCTLLYTESFARVYDCKMGRP